A part of Drosophila bipectinata strain 14024-0381.07 chromosome 3L, DbipHiC1v2, whole genome shotgun sequence genomic DNA contains:
- the ERR gene encoding steroid hormone receptor ERR2 isoform X2 — protein MSDGVSILHIKQEVDTSSAGGGASCFSPGSKATTTTTQSGSNGMKSSPSVSPERQQCSSTTSLSCDLHNVSLSNDGDSIKGGGTGSGASGGGGGTNGANASNASGGAGSGSVRDEMRRLCLVCGDVASGFHYGVASCEACKAFFKRTIQGNIEYTCPANNECEINKRRRKACQACRFQKCLLMGMLKEGVRLDRVRGGRQKYRRNPVSNSYQTMQLLYQSNTTSLCDVKILEVLNSYEPDALSVQSPPPQQQVHTTSSANDEASSSSGSIKLESSAGVVTLSGTCIFQNNNHNDPNEILSVLSDIYDKELVSVIGWAKQIPGFIDLPLNDQMKLLQVSWAEILTLQLTFRSLPFNGKLCFATDVWMDELLAKECGYTEFYYHCMQIAQRMERISPRREEYYLLKALLLANCDILLDDQSSLRAFRDTILNSLNDVVYLLRHSSAVSHQQQLLLLLPSLRQADDILRRFWRGIAREESVTMKKLFLEMLEPLAR, from the exons ATGTCCGACGGCGTGAGCATTTTGCACATCAAACAGGAGGTGGACACATCCTCGGCGGGTGGCGGAGCCTCCTGCTTCAGTCCGGGGTCCAAAgcaaccaccaccaccacacaGAGCGGCAGCAATGGCATGAAGTCCTCGCCATCGGTGTCGCCCGAAAGGCAGCAGTGCAGCTCTACGACTTCCCTCTCCTGCGATCTTCACAACGTCTCGCTGAGCAACGATGGCGACAGTATAAAGGGCGGTGGAACGGGAAGCGGCGCCAGCGGAGGTGGCGGCGGAACAAATGGCGCCAATGCCAGTAACGCCAGCGGAGGAGCAGGATCAGGATCCGTACGGGATGAAATGCGGCGACTGTGCCTGGTGTGCGGCGATGTTGCGAGTGGATTCCACTACGGCGTGGCCAGCTGCGAGGCGTGCAAGGCGTTCTTCAAGCGGACCATTCAAGGCAACATTGAATACACGTGTCCGGCCAACAACGAGTGCGAGATCAACAAGAGGCGACGCAAGGCCTGCCAGGCGTGTCGCTTCCAAAAGTGCCTTCTCATGGGAATGCTCAAG GAGGGCGTGAGGCTGGATAGAGTCCGAGGTGGAAGGCAGAAGTACCGGCGTAATCCCGTGTCCAACTCCTACCAGACTATGCAGCTGCTCTACCAGTCTAACACCACCTCGCTCTGCGACGTGAAGATTCTAGAGGTGCTCAACTCGTACGAGCCGGACGCGTTGAGCGTTCAGTCGCCGCCGCCTCAGCAGCAGGTTCATACGACTTCCAGTGCCAACGACGaagcctcctcctcctccggaaGCATCAAACTTGAGTCCAGTGCCGGAGTGGTCACTCTCAGTGGAACgtgcatttttcaaaacaacaaccacaacgaTCCCAATGAGATACTCAGTGTCCTGAGCGATATCTACGACAAGGAGCTGGTGAGCGTGATTGGATGGGCCAAGCAGATCCCAGGCTTCATAGACCTGCCGCTGAACGACCAGATGAAGCTGCTGCAGGTGTCCTGGGCCGAGATCCTCACGCTCCAGCTAACCTTTCGGTCCCTGCCCTTCAATGGCAAACTGTGCTTCGCCACGGACGTTTGGATGGACGAGCTCTTGGCGAAGGAGTGTGGCTACACCGAGTTCTACTACCATTGCATGCAGATTGCTCAGCGAATGGAGCGCATTTCGCCCAGAAGAGAAGAATACTACTTGCTGAAAGCCCTCCTGCTGGCCAATTGCGACATCCTCTTGGACGATCAGAGTTCGCTGCGCGCCTTTCGCGACACGATTCTCAACTCCTTGAACGATGTCGTCTATCTCCTGCGCCATTCGTCGGCGGTGTCGCACCAGCAACAGCTACTTCTTCTGCTGCCGTCGCTGCGGCAGGCGGACGACATACTGCGGCGGTTCTGGCGGGGAATAGCCCGCGAGGAATCGGTCACCATGAAGAAACTGTTCCTCGAGATGCTCGAGCCGCTGGCCAGGTGA
- the ERR gene encoding steroid hormone receptor ERR2 isoform X1 encodes MKFLEGEGQLSIMSDGVSILHIKQEVDTSSAGGGASCFSPGSKATTTTTQSGSNGMKSSPSVSPERQQCSSTTSLSCDLHNVSLSNDGDSIKGGGTGSGASGGGGGTNGANASNASGGAGSGSVRDEMRRLCLVCGDVASGFHYGVASCEACKAFFKRTIQGNIEYTCPANNECEINKRRRKACQACRFQKCLLMGMLKEGVRLDRVRGGRQKYRRNPVSNSYQTMQLLYQSNTTSLCDVKILEVLNSYEPDALSVQSPPPQQQVHTTSSANDEASSSSGSIKLESSAGVVTLSGTCIFQNNNHNDPNEILSVLSDIYDKELVSVIGWAKQIPGFIDLPLNDQMKLLQVSWAEILTLQLTFRSLPFNGKLCFATDVWMDELLAKECGYTEFYYHCMQIAQRMERISPRREEYYLLKALLLANCDILLDDQSSLRAFRDTILNSLNDVVYLLRHSSAVSHQQQLLLLLPSLRQADDILRRFWRGIAREESVTMKKLFLEMLEPLAR; translated from the exons ATGAAGTTCCTGGAAGGAGAAGG ACAACTGTCCATAATGTCCGACGGCGTGAGCATTTTGCACATCAAACAGGAGGTGGACACATCCTCGGCGGGTGGCGGAGCCTCCTGCTTCAGTCCGGGGTCCAAAgcaaccaccaccaccacacaGAGCGGCAGCAATGGCATGAAGTCCTCGCCATCGGTGTCGCCCGAAAGGCAGCAGTGCAGCTCTACGACTTCCCTCTCCTGCGATCTTCACAACGTCTCGCTGAGCAACGATGGCGACAGTATAAAGGGCGGTGGAACGGGAAGCGGCGCCAGCGGAGGTGGCGGCGGAACAAATGGCGCCAATGCCAGTAACGCCAGCGGAGGAGCAGGATCAGGATCCGTACGGGATGAAATGCGGCGACTGTGCCTGGTGTGCGGCGATGTTGCGAGTGGATTCCACTACGGCGTGGCCAGCTGCGAGGCGTGCAAGGCGTTCTTCAAGCGGACCATTCAAGGCAACATTGAATACACGTGTCCGGCCAACAACGAGTGCGAGATCAACAAGAGGCGACGCAAGGCCTGCCAGGCGTGTCGCTTCCAAAAGTGCCTTCTCATGGGAATGCTCAAG GAGGGCGTGAGGCTGGATAGAGTCCGAGGTGGAAGGCAGAAGTACCGGCGTAATCCCGTGTCCAACTCCTACCAGACTATGCAGCTGCTCTACCAGTCTAACACCACCTCGCTCTGCGACGTGAAGATTCTAGAGGTGCTCAACTCGTACGAGCCGGACGCGTTGAGCGTTCAGTCGCCGCCGCCTCAGCAGCAGGTTCATACGACTTCCAGTGCCAACGACGaagcctcctcctcctccggaaGCATCAAACTTGAGTCCAGTGCCGGAGTGGTCACTCTCAGTGGAACgtgcatttttcaaaacaacaaccacaacgaTCCCAATGAGATACTCAGTGTCCTGAGCGATATCTACGACAAGGAGCTGGTGAGCGTGATTGGATGGGCCAAGCAGATCCCAGGCTTCATAGACCTGCCGCTGAACGACCAGATGAAGCTGCTGCAGGTGTCCTGGGCCGAGATCCTCACGCTCCAGCTAACCTTTCGGTCCCTGCCCTTCAATGGCAAACTGTGCTTCGCCACGGACGTTTGGATGGACGAGCTCTTGGCGAAGGAGTGTGGCTACACCGAGTTCTACTACCATTGCATGCAGATTGCTCAGCGAATGGAGCGCATTTCGCCCAGAAGAGAAGAATACTACTTGCTGAAAGCCCTCCTGCTGGCCAATTGCGACATCCTCTTGGACGATCAGAGTTCGCTGCGCGCCTTTCGCGACACGATTCTCAACTCCTTGAACGATGTCGTCTATCTCCTGCGCCATTCGTCGGCGGTGTCGCACCAGCAACAGCTACTTCTTCTGCTGCCGTCGCTGCGGCAGGCGGACGACATACTGCGGCGGTTCTGGCGGGGAATAGCCCGCGAGGAATCGGTCACCATGAAGAAACTGTTCCTCGAGATGCTCGAGCCGCTGGCCAGGTGA
- the Nmt gene encoding glycylpeptide N-tetradecanoyltransferase, which produces MPKENAEDQAGQELKQTVQEVTAASEELIEKAVAGLKIQDPELAKVAGNESKEGPSTSQNRPAVSSDASKQALLQAVTDAVASTRQMAKKFAFWSTQPVPKLDEQVTTNECIEPNKEVSEIRQEPYTLPGGFKWVTLDLNDANDLKELYTLLNENYVEDDDAMFRFDYQPEFLKWSLQPPGWKRDWHVGVRVEKSGKLVGFISAIPSKLKAYDKVLKVVDINFLCVHKKLRSKRVAPVLIREITRRVNLTGIFQAAYTAGVVLPTPVATCRYWHRSLNPKKLVDVRFSHLARNMTMQRTIKLYKLPDQPKTKGYRRITAKDMDKAHKLVEEYLKRFQLCPSFSKEEFRHWFTPKEGIIDCFVVADEKGNITDLTSYYCLPSSVMHHPVHKTVRAAYSFYNVSTKTPWLDLMNDALISARNVQMDVYNALDLMENKKFFAPLKFGAGDGNLQYYLYNWRCPTMQPEEIALILM; this is translated from the exons ATGCCGAAGGAAAATGCGGAGGACCAGGCGGGCCAGGAGCTTAAGCAGACGGTCCAGGAGGTGACGGCTGCATCCGAGGAATTGATCGAAAAGGCGGTTGCCGGCTTAAAGATTCAGGATCCTGAATTGGCCAAAGTAGCCGGAAATGAGTCTAAAGAGGGGCCTAGCACAAGTCAAAACAGGCCTGCTGTTTCTTCAGATGCCA GCAAGCAGGCCTTGCTACAAGCCGTTACCGACGCGGTGGCCAGCACTCGCCAGATGGCCAAAAAGTTTGCTTTCTGGTCCACACAGCCAGTGCCAAAGCTGGACGAGCAGGTCACCACAAACGAATGCATCGAACCAAATAAGGAGGTCAGCGAGATTCGACAGGAGCCGTACACCTTGCCGGGTGGCTTTAAGTGGGTCACCCTGGACTTGAACGATGCTAACGATCTCAAAGAGCTGTACACCCTTCTAAACGAGAACTATGTGGAGGACGACGACGCCATGTTTCGGTTTGACTACCAGCCGGAATTCCTCAAATGGTCTCTGCAGCCACCGGGGTGGAAGCGCGATTGGCACGTGGGAGTGCGTGTGGAGAAGTCCGGCAAGCTCGTCGGCTTCATATCGGCTATTCCCAGCAAGTTGAAGGCCTACGACAAGGTCCTGAAGGTGGTGGACATAAATTTCCTGTGCGTGCACAAGAAACTCCGGAGCAAGCGTGTGGCTCCCGTTTTGATTCGTGAGATTACACGGCGCGTCAATCTCACCGGCATTTTCCAAGCTGCCTACACCGCCGGAGTGGTCCTGCCCACTCCAGTGGCCACCTGCCGCTATTGGCATCGTTCCTTGAATCCAAAAAAACTCGTTGACGTGCGCTTCTCGCACCTGGCCAGAAACATGACCATGCAACGAACCATTAAGCTGTACAAACTGCCAGATCAGCCCAAAACCAAAGGCTACCGGAGGATCACGGCCAAGGACATGGACAAGGCGCACAAGCTGGTGGAGGAGTACCTGAAGCGGTTCCAGCTGTGTCCCTCGTTTAGCAAGGAGGAGTTCCGCCACTGGTTCACGCCAAAAGAGGGCATCATCGACTGCTTCGTGGTCGCGGATGAAAAGGGAAACATTACGGATCTAACGAGCTACTACTGTCTGCCATCGTCTGTAATGCACCATCCAGTGCACAAGACCGTACGTGCGGCCTACTCATTCTACAATGTCTCCACTAAAACGCCTTGGCTTGACCTGATGAACGACGCCCTCATCTCGGCCAGGAATGTCCAGATGGACGTCTACAATGCTCTGGACCTCATGGAGAACAAAAAGTTCTTTGCTCCCCTGAAGTTTGGTGCCGGCGATGGAAATCTTCAATACTACCTGTACAACTGGCGCTGCCCAACGATGCAGCCCGAAGAGATCGCCCTGATACTCATGTAG
- the Uxs gene encoding UDP-glucuronic acid decarboxylase 1 — MTATKKRFKIVAGVVLLLLAAVYLYRAVSVSAGNSEVSPAEGAQARLPPTENSVQSSLQMAYEEQSFLIREQKAELQRTREHLAHLEEQIRSLQTSTPRKYPKVKYLNYKNRKRILITGGAGFVGSHLVDDLMVQGHEVIVVDNFFTGRKRNVEHWLGHENFELIHHDIVNPLFIEIDEIYHLASPASPPHYMYNPVKTIKTNTMGTINVLGLAKRVMAKVLIASTSEVYGDPTVHPQPETYWGHVNPIGPRACYDEGKRVSETLSYAYAKQEKVQVRVARIFNTYGPRMHMNDGRVVSNFILQALRNETITVYGNGKQTRSFQYVSDLVDGLIALMASNYTQPINLGNPVEQTIGEFAQIIKQLVGGPSVIRQTKAMEDDPQRRKPDITRARQHLHWEPKVPLETGLKRTISYFRNELARSDRFQESSNKYFESP, encoded by the exons ATGACTGCCACCAAGAAGCGTTTCAAGATCGTGGCGGGCGTGGTGCTGTTGCTTCTTGCCGCGGTCTACCTGTACAGGGCGGTCAGTGTCTCGGCGGGCAATTCGGAAGTAAGCCCTGCAGAAGGTGCCCAAGCGCGATTGCCTCCGACAGAAAATTCAGTCCAGAGCAGCCTCCAGATGGCTTACGAGGAGCAAAGTTTTTTGATCCGCGAACAGAAAGCCGAGTTGCAGCGGACCAGGGAGCACCTGGCTCATCTGGAGGAGCAGATCCGTTCCCTGCAAACCAGCACTCCTCGAAAATACCCGAAAGTCAAGTACCTTAACTACAAGAATCGCAAACGTATCCTCATTACAGGAGGAGCTGGATTTGTGGGCTCCCACCTGGTGGACGACCTAATGGTCCAGGGCCATGAAGTAATTGTGGTTGACAACTTCTTTACTGGCCGCAAACGGAATGTCGAGCATTGGCTGGGCCACGAGAACTTTGAGCTGATTCATCATGACATAGTGAACCCTCTATTCATCGAGATTGACGAAATATACCACCTGGCCTCGCCAGCTTCGCCGCCCCACTACATGTACAATCCGGTGAAGACCATCAAGACCAACACTATGGGCACTATTAATGTTCTCGGCTTGGCCAAGCGTGTGATGGCCAAGGTTCTCATAGCGAGCACCTCGGAGGTTTATGGCGATCCCACCGTTCACCCGCAGCCGGAAACCTACTGGGGCCATGTGAATCCCATCGGACCGAGGGCGTGCTACGATGAGGGGAAGCGGGTTTCCGAAACCCTCAGCTATGCGTACGCCAAGCAG GAAAAAGTGCAAGTGCGAGTGGCTCGCATTTTCAACACCTATGGACCCAGGATGCACATGAACGACGGGCGCGTGGTGTCCAACTTTATACTGCAAGCTCTGAGGAACGAAACCATTACGGTCTATGGAAATGGGAAGCAAACACGCTCATTTCAGTACGTCTCTGACCTGGTGGATGGGCTCATCGCCTTGATGGCTTCAAACTACACACAGCCGATCAACCTGGGCAATCCGGTGGAGCAGACGATTGGGGAGTTTGCCCAAATCATAAAACAGCTGGTGGGAGGGCCCAGCGTGATCCGGCAGACGAAGGCCATGGAGGATGATCCGCAGCGGAGGAAACCGGACATCACGCGTGCCCGCCAGCACCTCCACTGGGAGCCGAAGGTGCCTTTAGAAACAGGACTCAAGCGGACCATCTCTTACTTTCGGAACGAGCTGGCCCGCAGTGATCGCTTCCAGGAGAGCTCCAACAAGTACTTCGAGTCGCCTTAA